Proteins from a genomic interval of Kineococcus rhizosphaerae:
- a CDS encoding polysaccharide deacetylase family protein, giving the protein MSDADNPPWAWPEPVWRGVVEEVRAGRSLKPASWPGGAPAAFALSFDADHETPALRDGNTSPGVLAAGEFGSRVAVPRILDLLARHEVPASFYVPAVSALLHPDDIRRFVAEGHEVGAHGWIHERNSLLAEADERDLVLRSLDTLERLAGRRPTGIRTPSWDFSPATLRILVEAGLRYDSSLMADDVPYELLSHGEPSGLVELPVEWVRDDAVYFGMARYSGLRPYTDPETVARIWRRELDGAVADGGVFQLTLHPSVSGHRSRSWIVEELLAAGRDAGVWFATHEQVVDHVLAVAP; this is encoded by the coding sequence GTGTCCGACGCAGACAACCCACCGTGGGCGTGGCCGGAGCCCGTGTGGCGCGGGGTCGTGGAGGAGGTCCGGGCAGGGCGGTCGCTGAAACCCGCGTCCTGGCCCGGGGGCGCCCCGGCGGCCTTCGCCCTCTCCTTCGACGCCGACCACGAGACCCCCGCGCTGCGCGACGGGAACACCTCCCCGGGCGTCTTGGCCGCGGGGGAGTTCGGGTCCCGCGTGGCCGTCCCGCGGATCCTGGACCTGCTGGCCCGGCACGAGGTCCCCGCCTCGTTCTACGTCCCGGCCGTGTCGGCCCTGCTGCACCCGGACGACATCCGCCGGTTCGTCGCCGAGGGCCACGAGGTCGGCGCCCACGGCTGGATCCACGAACGCAACTCCCTGCTGGCCGAGGCCGACGAGCGCGATCTCGTGCTGCGCAGCCTCGACACGCTGGAGCGGCTGGCGGGCCGCCGGCCCACGGGGATCCGCACGCCGTCGTGGGACTTCTCCCCGGCGACCCTGCGGATCCTCGTCGAGGCGGGGCTGCGCTACGACAGTTCCCTCATGGCCGACGACGTGCCCTACGAACTCCTGTCGCACGGCGAGCCCAGCGGTCTCGTGGAGCTGCCCGTCGAGTGGGTCCGCGACGACGCCGTCTACTTCGGCATGGCCCGCTACTCCGGGCTGCGCCCCTACACCGACCCCGAGACCGTCGCCCGGATCTGGCGGCGTGAACTCGACGGAGCGGTCGCCGACGGTGGCGTGTTCCAGCTGACCCTGCACCCCTCCGTCTCGGGACACCGGTCGCGGTCGTGGATCGTGGAGGAACTCCTCGCCGCCGGCAGGGACGCCGGGGTCTGGTTCGCCACCCACGAACAGGTCGTCGACCACGTGCTGGCGGTGGCCCCGTGA